A stretch of the Rhodothermus sp. genome encodes the following:
- a CDS encoding helix-hairpin-helix domain-containing protein, with protein sequence MRLLAILLSFSVPAAAQPTRQDTLLTPSSLEAALEGLTIDPEALEELAAWLDERRQDPLDLNAASAEELARLPGLSLLLARRIVQYRQQHGPFASTGELLQVPGFSGALLHRLRPFVSVRSSRPPVRLAGYVLQRLDYRLASSTGDPGPPVRLQTRLRLRYGRLKTALTLENDPGEPLRWDPKTRTYGFDHQAGFVAWHGTGWLRQLILGDFSARFGAGLTLWSLPAIDSYQAPADAPLRSGTGLTPYSGTDETRYFRGLALTVAPVPALMVALFASRRRLDARLDTLPTTRQAGVVSLPASGLHRTEAERSRKGILRTDVLGGALTLKYSRGTLGLVGYVVRFSHPLQPTKALYNRHAWRGRMARTLGLFGRFLIGQTLLQAELGSTLGRPPGLVTALSGPLGRFARGTLAFRHLPARFVSLYGDPFDTRSGSPAGETGTYAGLELMLAPGWQLQAAVDQHRLNWPRYGRFWPTTGRALWIRLTAHPRPWLETYLQFRYDRAEQRTEASGPAAATFETTAPEHYFAIRWQGLYAFSATVHLEARLEYVRRLRNGLPTIGWLLYQGIHWRPHPGLQLDARLTFFDSDMGLVLYVPEPGLRYSMGLAALSNQGQRTLLRLQLQPLARLLLQIRYTTTLRAAAVRSLRRTWQFLALWHI encoded by the coding sequence ATGCGCCTGCTCGCGATCCTGCTATCTTTTTCGGTGCCGGCAGCTGCACAGCCGACCCGGCAGGACACGCTCCTGACGCCCTCCTCCCTTGAAGCTGCCCTGGAAGGGCTGACAATCGACCCGGAAGCCCTGGAGGAACTGGCCGCCTGGTTGGACGAACGGCGACAGGACCCGCTGGATTTGAATGCGGCCTCGGCCGAAGAACTGGCGCGCCTGCCCGGACTTTCTCTGCTACTGGCCCGCCGCATCGTGCAGTACCGTCAGCAGCATGGTCCTTTCGCCTCAACCGGTGAATTACTGCAGGTACCGGGTTTTTCTGGAGCGCTGTTGCACCGGCTGCGGCCGTTTGTCAGCGTCCGTTCGTCGCGCCCTCCTGTCCGCCTTGCTGGCTACGTGCTGCAGCGCCTCGACTACCGGCTGGCGTCGTCCACAGGCGATCCCGGCCCGCCCGTCCGGCTGCAGACGCGCCTGCGGCTGCGCTACGGTCGGCTCAAAACAGCCCTTACGCTTGAGAATGACCCTGGTGAGCCGCTCCGATGGGATCCAAAAACACGCACATATGGCTTTGACCACCAGGCCGGCTTCGTGGCCTGGCATGGAACGGGATGGCTCCGACAGCTCATCCTGGGTGACTTCAGTGCCCGCTTTGGCGCTGGCCTGACCCTCTGGTCGCTCCCGGCCATCGACAGCTATCAGGCACCCGCCGACGCACCGCTGCGCTCGGGAACAGGTCTGACCCCTTACAGCGGTACCGATGAAACCCGTTACTTCCGAGGCCTGGCCCTGACGGTCGCGCCCGTCCCGGCACTGATGGTTGCTCTTTTTGCTTCACGGCGCCGGCTGGATGCCCGACTCGACACGCTCCCGACTACCCGTCAGGCCGGCGTGGTCAGCCTGCCTGCCTCCGGACTGCATCGCACCGAAGCCGAACGAAGTCGCAAAGGCATTCTCCGCACCGACGTGCTCGGCGGCGCACTGACGCTCAAATACAGCCGGGGAACGCTGGGCCTGGTCGGCTACGTGGTTCGTTTCAGCCATCCGTTACAGCCAACTAAAGCGCTCTACAACCGGCATGCCTGGCGCGGCCGCATGGCCCGTACCCTGGGCCTCTTTGGTCGGTTTCTGATCGGTCAGACGTTACTCCAGGCTGAGCTCGGCAGCACCCTTGGCCGTCCACCAGGTCTGGTGACCGCGCTGTCGGGCCCGCTGGGCCGTTTTGCCCGGGGGACGCTGGCGTTTCGTCATCTACCTGCACGCTTTGTCAGTCTGTATGGCGATCCATTCGATACCCGAAGCGGTTCGCCTGCCGGCGAAACCGGTACCTACGCGGGCCTGGAGCTCATGCTGGCCCCTGGCTGGCAGTTGCAAGCCGCTGTTGATCAACATCGGCTGAACTGGCCCCGCTATGGCCGGTTCTGGCCCACCACCGGTCGCGCACTCTGGATCCGCCTCACGGCACACCCGCGCCCCTGGCTGGAGACTTATCTGCAGTTCCGATACGACCGCGCCGAACAGCGTACAGAAGCGTCTGGCCCGGCTGCTGCCACCTTCGAAACCACAGCTCCCGAACACTACTTCGCTATCCGCTGGCAGGGTCTCTACGCGTTCAGCGCCACAGTGCATCTGGAGGCTCGCCTGGAGTACGTCCGACGCCTTCGCAACGGGCTACCCACCATCGGCTGGCTGCTCTACCAGGGCATCCACTGGCGGCCACACCCCGGGCTCCAGCTCGACGCCCGCCTGACCTTTTTCGACAGCGACATGGGCCTGGTACTCTATGTACCCGAACCCGGCCTGCGCTACAGCATGGGA